From the genome of Ictalurus punctatus breed USDA103 chromosome 5, Coco_2.0, whole genome shotgun sequence:
GGGAAAGGGGGTTCACATGTTGTACAGCATGCTGCTCCCATTGAAAATTAGCTTTTATGAGAAAGTCCTCAACACTGTACATCAAACAAATTAATTACGTTCCTAACCAATGTGTCATGGCTGTCTAACATATTAgcagaagaaaaaacagaaaaacatctATTCCCAGTCTGTACCAGCAGCTTTAACCTGAAAACAAAATGCCTTCTTTTCAAATGCCAGTTAGAAAGAGAAGTTTGAACTTGAAAGAATAATGTTTAGCTTTATACTGGATAGATTGGAGTTTTGACTTCTTGGATGGAGCGTTCAATGTCCAGTATGTTGATTATTTATGAAGGGCATCTGACCACACTTTACTTCTTGCAGTAGTGATTACCATCATGCCATCTGCGAGTCTTCAGAATTCATTTACAGGGGATAGGGCAAAAGTACTGGACAGAACAGAAGTTTATAATATTGATGTACATTTTCAGTTAGaagttgtttttattctttataccACTGTGCTGTAAAATTCTTGATTCTAATTAATCAGAAAGTGTTCAttaattttgtataacagcacgactctgacaatagtgccacTTATCGTTCAAATCACAGGATTATATGCCAATCTGCGCAAGGATGGCTGCTTGTATAGAGAACACTCCACATTAACaggttccaaaaaaaaaagtgtaatagttgatatggtgaagtttatttagtatttttctCCAATGGCAGCACTTTGTaatagtcagaggtaaagccgtTCCCTTAAGTTTTCCAAAACAAGAAAGTCTTCAGATCAGTGGAATTTTTCTTCAATATTTTTCAATTTTGTTTGATTACATCCTTATTTctagagaaagaaataaagagtgTCTGGTgtttcattacaaaaaaaactaacttgTATAATGATGTTcattaaacaataaacataactataaatggataattaTTGTATGTATGATGCACCAtttttaattgcttaaaaatgtcattgttggcaaattgctgtggtataaatggaataaaacactttggcatgctaatattaaagaaataatcaactttgtggtggtaacagtaactctgcttggTGATGTTCTACAActccattgttgattattttcctgtaacagcacatcctgtcatgttttattccttaagtATCACAACCACCTACCTGAAAAACgtggccttttttttattttttatttttagaacagACCACAATCCTTAAGGTTTTCCTTGATGATGATGTCTGTCACAGCATTGAACACGATTTCCACGTTTTTTGTGTCAGTGGCACAGGTCAGGTGTGAGTAGATTTCTTTTTCACCTTTCTTCATGTTCAGCTCCTCAAACTGCTTCCTGATGTAAAGGCTGGCGTCGTCATACGTGTTTGGACCTACAGTGGAAATGAAACGTTGTGACTCAGGAGCTCAGGtgtttgatttgattgattgcGGTCACTGGGTTTTTAAGCGAGACGCTAGACTCCAGAAACTCTTGGCCAGACTTGGCTGATGTATGGTGTCTTGTACAAAACTATTATCTTAAtgacaaaatataaaaagatcAGCTATATTGCCTATTCCCTAGTATCTGAAATATCTCTGGGTTAAAATGCTGATCAAGCCGAGAACAACAGAGAACGTCACTAATAGAAACTAGCATAGTGCTGAATGGCCTAAACTTACCATTATATTCAGGGAAGCAGATGCTGAGGTGAACTTTCTGGATCTTCTGCTCAAAGAGATCTTTCTTATTGAGGAAAAGCACAATAGAAGTTTTTGCAAAGAACCTGTGGTTGCAGATGCTGTTGAATAGATGAAGACTCTCATGCATGCGATTCTGAAATTTAAGTGATGCAAGAGAAGTTAGTGACATACACTCTCAGTCCACTTTATCAGGAACACCTGTAAtctgccaatcatgtggcagcagcacaaggcAAAAACTTATGCAGGTACACGTCAAGAGctacagttaatgttcacatcagaatgaagaaatagtgtgatctttgtgactttgatcatgtcATGGATGTTTGTACTAGAAGGGCTGGTTCGAGTATTATATAAATTGTTGATCTcccacacagcagtctctagagcaggggtgtccaatcttatccgcaaagggccggtgtgagtacaggttttcattccaaccaagcaggagccacacctgattccacctgatTTAATCAgatgatcttggctttcaatagactcaggtatGACTTCTGCTTGGCTGCAATAAAAAcccgcacccacaccggccctttgcggataagattggacagcTCTGCTCTAGAGTTTAAACAGAATGGtgctcagcatgcacaaaacatcgaacctacaggtggataggctacaacagcagaagaccacattgggttccactcctgttagGCAAGAACACTAATCTGAAGCAATCATTAGCATAGACTCATTGAAACTCATTGGAACAgttgaagattaaaaaaaaaactggtctaattccagtcttcaactgtccagtttctgtgagTCTGTGCTAATGATAGCTTCAGATTTttattcttggctgacaggagtggaacctgatgtggtcttcggCTGTTGTAGGTCATCCACCTTAAGGTTTgatgtgctgtgtgttctgagatgcttttctgctcaccacagccactatagacttcctgttaGCTCAAACCCGTCTGGTCATTATCCACTGGTCTCTCTCATCCATCCCTCTCCACActggatgttttgtttgtttgttttttgcaacaTTCTGtctaaactctagagactgtgaaaatcccaggagatcagcaagccagcccatctggtaccagcAACCAttccacggttaaagtcactgagatcacacttattcttcattctgatggttgatgtgaacattacctgaagctcttgacctgtatctgcataattttattatatctGCATTtctctgctgccacatgattggctgtttagataactgcataaatgagcaggtgtacatgtgttcctaataaagtggacgttGGGTGTAAGTGATATTTTTCCCCATAAACCTTTTTCAGGTGGAAACTTTTCACTTGCACAGGTTGTCCACTGTGTGAGCACATGCGACAGTGATGGCTGCCTAAAGTGTGATGAGGGACTGAACCGGCCCAGCTTAATCAACTCCCTGAAATAGGTTGCTTTGGGCTGCTTCCGAGCTAATTTTACTTTACTTATAGTGTGTAATAATTGATGCATTCACTAACACCCTGTCCTGAGATCTGGAGCAAAATGTACTCACCACTTCATCATCCTCTACCAACACCATGTCATAAGCACTCAGAGCTCCACAAAAGATAATGCAGGTCACACCCTCAAAACAATGGATCCATTTCTTCCTCTCTGACCTTTGGCCCCCCACATCGAACATCCTGAAGTGGAAAGAAGACAGGTGTTGAATTCACTAGCAGAAAGATTTTTGGAACTTGACAATCTGTGTCTTAAAAGTGGTGGTCTTAAGAACATGAAGTAGGAATCGCTGATCAGGAGTTGACTGGCTTACCTAAAGTGCAGCTCTTTGCAGCCAAACTGTTCTTCAATGATACCAGTGGTTTTGACTCGAGACCTCAGCACATCCTGCTCTGTTGGGATGTAATCAGCACCACAGATTCTGTCCATGTCACTCAGGTAACTGTGAAATGTACATCTGGGTTAAATGAAAAAGCAATTTATTCTACCCTATTCATCACTGCCACCTTGTGAATTCTTCTACAAATTAAATTACGTTCTCTGTTGCCAAATAAAGAGGGTGGTGATGGTGATCCCTATCCCCACTATAAAGTCTCAAAAATCCACTTGACTTGATCCACAGTGTTGACCCTAGTGAGCAAGGAGAAATGAAGCATTCATGTCACAGAGCTCAGTGCTTGCCAAACTGATCTTATGTATGGAAGCTTTTCTGACATTTCATGGCAACATGCTCTCTATTTTATCCACCTGGCTTGGTTATACTGGTCTGTCTCCTCACATCTGCCATTTTTATGCTCACTATGTTATTGCATGGGTCATGTTTATACCCTTTGTGAGGATGATTGTTGATCAATGTTTACATAAGTACAGTcttataaaatatcaataatagATGCACTAATGTGACTAGGCATTAGTTTGAACTGGATTGACAATAACATAAATCTTAACCAATAGTTTTAAATGCATTTGATCTAAATAAGGATATATGACTGAAAACCACAATGAATTGTACTTACTAGCCAGCAGAGTCGTTGAGCTGATACTCGGCTGCTCTCTCATAGGCTGCCTGCACGCCCGAGTCCTTCCACAATCTTTTAATGATATCTGCCAGCTCCTTGGGCAATGTGCCATCCTCGGTTGAGTCCGCTAGGTTCTGCAGCTTCTGACCGTCTTCCTGTATGGTGAGATGAAAGAGGGAAGTACAGTTTCATGAAGTCATTATATGCAGAATCAGTACCATAAGGTTATGCATTGTTTGACCTTTTAAACCTTATTAAACTTTGATTCATTTAGGAGACAACTGAAAAAGGATACAATTCAAGCATAAAGTTGTGATcatttgagggttaagagtCTTTCTTAACAGCGCTCTatctgcatgtttgtgtgtgtttgggttgagATGCAAACCTGTGCTGCTGGTGCTCCGTAAGTAATACCAAGCATTTCCATGCCTCTGATGAGGGCCAGTGCAGACTGCAGGATGTTACCATAGATGATGCttttaaatgcaatttgttCTTCCTTAGTGTAACCACCTTGATGGAGAATTCTGTGGAAGATCAAATACGAGCATGACCCTGCTGTCAAGTGGAAAGTGGCATCAGACTGTTATGTGTCTGACACAAGCCTAGTCTTACTGCCGTCTGATGGTCACAACTATATTATTCAGGCTCTGCTTGCAAATACAATGTCTCTGTGTTTGTACTTACTTCATTTGCTTTACAATAGTGCTCTTCCCTGATTCACCAGCACCTGCaagcagaaaaacacatttatttaaaaaaaaaaaaaaaaaaacacacacacctttagtacatttatacatatattatgTCTTGTAATGAAGCATAAGTCGTGACCTTTTAAAGCTGATAAACAATATATTATGATTTGACTTTCGTGTCAATGATAGCGTTTCTTTCTgtcatgaaatattttttttaaaaagaagtcaTAATAGACAATGACAGTTTGAAGGTCACCATTAACTTAAGCATTAAATCTGTAAATGAAGTGCCTATAGTTTGCTAATAGTGTTTTGGTCAGGAGGAAATCTTGCTAACCTGCTTTAATAATTGACCTAATTGGATTTGTGCTCTGAAAATCTGCTCAGGAGAGACCACTGACATTTTGATTCTCTGCGTTCAGTTCAGGTTAGTGACAGCATTTGCTGTCAAACGGTAAACAAAAGTCATGACCTGAAAACCTGTGTCATTGCTGGTACCGATCAAATTGCTCCAAATGGCTCATTGGCTTGGTTTACTATACAGTTTAGCAAGGGAATAGCTTCCAAATACCTGATTTGCACGCACAATTTCTTAACAAggaatgcaaaaataataaaatcgtTTATCTTTATGGCTAAAATGTCAAG
Proteins encoded in this window:
- the gnat2 gene encoding guanine nucleotide-binding protein G(t) subunit alpha-2 encodes the protein MGSGASAEDKEMAKRSKELEKQLQEDADKESRTVKLLLLGAGESGKSTIVKQMKILHQGGYTKEEQIAFKSIIYGNILQSALALIRGMEMLGITYGAPAAQEDGQKLQNLADSTEDGTLPKELADIIKRLWKDSGVQAAYERAAEYQLNDSAGYYLSDMDRICGADYIPTEQDVLRSRVKTTGIIEEQFGCKELHFRMFDVGGQRSERKKWIHCFEGVTCIIFCGALSAYDMVLVEDDEVNRMHESLHLFNSICNHRFFAKTSIVLFLNKKDLFEQKIQKVHLSICFPEYNGPNTYDDASLYIRKQFEELNMKKGEKEIYSHLTCATDTKNVEIVFNAVTDIIIKENLKDCGLF